In Perca flavescens isolate YP-PL-M2 chromosome 7, PFLA_1.0, whole genome shotgun sequence, the following proteins share a genomic window:
- the lmod3 gene encoding leiomodin-3, whose product MSNSRKDFEDLNEEDMDEDELLAMLSPEELKELQSEMDVIIAPDERVPVGQRQKDQTEKPPTGTFDHRSLVGYLYWEKESNRMLEEERVPATLLPSEKALREETEKKDEEEDVEYEVIEEVIEEEAVDDTDGEEIIEIIEEIVEELDERDENDEKDKGLDEEDEEEVKSLVNNGKRENIDKHVDPPDANREKVSKNNADDNQPFPDTKEKSESVAPIHSTSQVEEKDEIQTTDSLLPKEAPEEPKISKTNDEPLPKEERKINKLQLPKLAFNNIKMTSRPSGNETNLESTLDKIRNNNPSITEVNLNNIENIPKEMLLDYVNALKKNKHVKTFSIANTGVDENIAFNLANMLRENRGITTLNIESNFVTGKGIVAIIRCLQFNETLTELRFHNQRHMLGHHAEMEISRLLKANNTLLKMGYHFEQPGPRMVVTNLLTRNLDRQRQLRNEEQKQQQVKEQRELMQMYENSLNLPPGLLEMLGYIPPLEVLQEHGLVPPSFELSTVPQTHHQTGQPEPQKQFKHKSTPKQPSAEPAKALRDVQLKRTPKKRDPFLDLDPRDNRRPENASFKLRKTPREKDAGSGEVADERENLTDVIKTLKPIPRRRLPPKVDVTPRDQLLDAIKKSNVAYLKAVPLPKVLESSETSLL is encoded by the exons ATGTCAAACAGTAGGAAAGACTTTGAGGATCTCAATGAAGAGGATATGGACGAGGATGAACTCCTTGCAATGCTTTCACCCGAGGAGCTTAAGGAGCTCCAGAGTGAGATGGATGTTATTATTGCCCCAGATGAGAGGGTACCGGTGGGGCAGAGGCAAAAGGACCAGACGGAGAAGCCTCCAACAGGGACGTTCGACCACAGATCCCTGGTTGGTTACCTCTACTGGGAGAAAGAGTCCAACCGTATGCTTGAGGAAGAAAGAGTGCCTGCTACTCTGCTGCCCAGTGAG AAAGCTTTGAGGGAGGAAACTGAAAAGAAAGACGAGGAAGAAGATGTGGAATATGAAGTAATAGAGGAAGTCATTGAGGAAGAAGCTGTAGATGATACAGATGGAGAGGAAATTATAGAGATCATTGAGGAAATTGTTGAAGAGCTTGACGAGAGGGATGAAAACGATGAAAAGGACAAAGGGTTGGAtgaggaagatgaggaagaggTGAAGTCACTTGTGAACAATGGCAAACGTGAAAATATAGACAAACATGTAGATCCTCCAGACGCTAACAGAGAAAAGGTGTCAAAAAACAATGCAGATGACAATCAGCCTTTTCCAGACACAAAGGAGAAGAGTGAGAGCGTAGCCCCAATACACAGCACATCACAAGTTGAAGAGAAAGACGAAATTCAAACTACAGACTCTTTGCTTCCCAAAGAGGCTCCAGAGGAGCCCAAAATAAGCAAAACCAATGATGAGCCCCTGccgaaagaagaaagaaaaattaaCAAATTACAACTTCCAAAGCTGGCATTCaacaatataaaaatgacatcaagACCCTCAGGAAATGAGACAAACTTGGAGTCGACACTCGACAAAATCCGCAACAACAACCCGTCTATCACTGAGGTAAACCTCAACAACATAGAAAACATTCCCAAAGAGATGCTCTTGGATTATGTCAACGCTTTGAAGAAGAACAAACATGTGAAAACCTTCAGTATTGCCAACACTGGTGTTGATGAAAACATAGCTTTCAACCTGGCCAACATGTTACGAGAGAATCGCGGCATCACCACTTTGAATATCGAGTCCAACTTTGTGACCGGGAAGGGCATCGTCGCCATCATCCGCTGCCTCCAGTTCAACGAGACTCTCACAGAGCTGCGTTTTCACAACCAGAGGCACATGTTGGGTCACCACGCAGAGATGGAGATCTCACGCCTGCTCAAGGCCAACAACACCCTCCTGAAGATGGGCTACCACTTTGAGCAGCCGGGGCCCAGGATGGTGGTGACCAACCTTCTAACCAGGAATCTGGACCGCCAGAGGCAGCTGAGGAATGAGGAGCAAAAGCAGCAGCAAGTGAAGGAGCAGAGGGAGCTGATGCAGATGTATGAGAACAGCCTAAACCTACCGCCTGGTTTACTTGAGATGCTCGGCTACATACCGCCTCTAGAAGTCCTGCAGGAGCATGGGCTTGTCCCACCCTCGTTTGAACTGAGCACTGTACCTCAAACCCACCACCAGACGGGACAGCCGGAGCCTCAGAAGCAATTCAAACACAAGAGCACTCCCAAACAACCCAGTGCCGAACCAGCAAAAGCATTGAGGGACGTCCAGTTGAAGAGGACTCCCAAGAAACGTGACCCTTTTCTGGACCTGGACCCGAGGGATAACAGGAGACCAGAGAATGCAAGTTTCAAACTGAGGAAGACTCCCAGAGAGAAGGATGCAGGCAGTGGAGAGGTGGCAGATGAAAGAGAAAA
- the frmd4bb gene encoding FERM domain-containing protein 4B, whose translation MTEGRLCQVQLLDDRKLELLVQPKLLSYELLDLVSSHFNLKEKEFFGLAFYDDNGQRKWLQMDRRVLEHDFSKKSGAIALNFLVRFYVENITQLKDIITVELFFLNAKSAVYNGIIEVESENVFKLAANALQEAKGDYTSDENTRGELKKLPTLPTKVLKEHPSLAYCEDRVIEHYKQLKGVSRGQAIVQYLTLVESLPTYGVHYYEVKDKQGIPWWLGISYKGIGQYDLQDKLKPRKLYQWKQLENLYFREKKFAVEVNDPHRRAVTKRTFGQTGLLIHTWYASHSLIKTIWVMAISQHQFYLDRKQTKTKLGIARSVEEIAMDLTEHGGAKIHRLGDAGLKNNFITASNGSLVSTGSADSEMSEEQKKEKLSELRKKEQEIQDILAKKTKELKKICLREAELTGKLPKEYPLSSGERPPHVRRRVGTAFKLDDLFPYNEDPFLRNLESRFALQRKIVEAAKKLANEPELCKTVKKKRRRNCLDAMQKLQQIEDEMNQYRIKKGKTPTQRASVIIADELIRSDCSSLSSLPLDDDDSDGVSQRPRSRSVQGSPQLSPMRSLGAEYDVERRKGSPRENHQNKNHSRLAFEGQDASHYYTNAREVSSTHSSPYKTLPRPRDPRSMPPIPVMTRNAYSSSQLRLEGSPHSFRHRSGSLESQPQLRKDTDSEKPVFMLSPAHRSNSTEVLEDCSSYTSQSSLDYCGAANSHYSTLDSRTSTMHRLHRKVEVYGNTGSMPNLVQHHSGCSYSCETSPHYAPSAYYVAGYPCPDMEPYSNGAYVYENEVEGHYNVNPSYQINGYHGHDRFRNYSSDRADSLSQNPYATVRPPRNREGPRNELLAKNMQKALVAEHLKGWYHRSRGPREGGRGMLAGYDFDSGSQLSLGYQTMPAAFSHSSRTTSFSSVSSVESTGNWRNQLAVGLTEYDSPDTPQYPHPGALASPYNRSPSHSRFYLDGSYMSIR comes from the exons ATGACCGAGGGCAGACTGTGCCAAGTGCAGCTGCTGGACGACAGGAAGCTAGAGCTGCTGGTTCAG CCTAAGCTGCTGTCGTACGAACTCCTTGACTTGGTTTCCTCCCACTTCAACCTCAAAGAGAAGGAATTCTTTGGACTCGCATTTTATGATGACAA TGGTCAACGTAAGTGGCTGCAGATGGACCGCAGAGTCCTTGAACACGACTTTTCGAAGAAGTCCGGGGCCATTGCCCTCAACTTCCTGGTCAG GTTTTATGTAGAAAACATAACACAGCTTAAGGACATCATAACGGTGGAGTTATTCTTCCTGAATGCAAAATCTGCTGTCTACAAT GGGATTATAGAAGTGGAAAGTGAGAATGTCTTCAAATTAGCTGCCAATGCTTTGCAG GAGGCGAAGGGAGACTACACAAG TGATGAAAACACTAGAGGAGAGTTGAAGAAACTACCAACTCTTCCCACCAAAGTACTCAAGGAACACCCATCACTTGCATACTG TGAGGATCGAGTAATTGAACATTACAAACAGCTGAAAGGAGTCTCCCGAGGACAGGCCATTGTGCA GTATTTGACGTTAGTGGAATCCTTGCCCACGTATGGCGTGCATTATTATGAAGTAAAG GATAAACAAGGGATCCCATGGTGGCTTGGAATCAGCTATAAGGGCATCGGCCAGTATGACCTGCAGGATAAATTAAAACCTCGAAAG CTTTATCAGTGGAAGCAGCTGGAAAACTTGTACTTCCGAGAGAAGAAATTTGCTGTAGAAGTTAATGATCCACACAG GAGAGCAGTAACCAAGCGGACCTTTGGGCAGACGGGCCTACTCATCCACACATGGTATGCCAGCCATTCTCTGATCAAAACCATTTGGGTTATGGCTATTAGCCAGCACCAGTTCTACTTGGACAGAAAGCAAACCAAA ACAAAATTAGGAATAGCAAGAAGTGTGGAGGAAATTGCCATGGATCTCACAGAGCACGGAGGAGCAAAAATACACAGACTGGGAGACGCAGGCCTGAAGAATAACTTCATAACTGCCAGCAATGGCAGCCTGGTGTCTACAG GTTCAGCAGACTCTGAAATGAGTGAAGAGCAGAAGAAAGAGAAACTCTCTGAACTGAGGAAAAAAGAGCAGGAGATCCAAGATATTTTGgccaagaaaacaaaagaattgAAGAAGATTTGCCTGAGAGAGGCG gaGCTAACTGGCAAGCTGCCAAAAGAGTATCCCCTCTCTTCAGGTGAAAGGCCGCCGCATGTCAGACGGAGAGTTGGCACCGCTTTCAAGTTAGATGACCTTTTCCCCTACAATGAG GATCCCTTCCTGAGGAACCTGGAGAGCAGATTTGCCCTGCAGCGAAAGATTGTGGAGGCGGCTAAGAAGCTCGCAAATGAGCCAGAACTGTGCAAAacagtgaagaagaagaggaggagaaactgTTTGGATGCCATGCAAAAACTCCAGCAGATAGAGGATGAGATGAACCAGTATAGAATCAAGAAAGGGAAAACGCCCACACAGCGGGCCTCAGTGATCATTGCAG ATGAACTCATCCGTTCAGACTGTAGCTCGCTGTCTAGTCTCCCACTGGATGATG ATGACTCAGACGGTGTCAGTCAGAGGCCGCGGTCACGGTCGGTCCAAGGTTCCCCTCAGCTCAGTCCGATGAGATCGCTGGGAGCAGAATATGATGTGGAAAGACGAAAGGGATCTCCGAGGGAAAATCACCAAAACAAGAACCACAGCAG ATTAGCTTTTGAAGGCCAGGATGCTTCCCACTACTACACGAATGCAAGAGAGGTGTCCTCCACCCACAGTAGTCCCTATAAAACCCTTCCCAGACCTAGAGATCCACGCAGCATGCCTCCCATCCCGGTTATGACCCGCAATGCCTACAGCAGCAGCCAGCTCAG GTTGGAGGGGTCTCCTCATAGCTTCAGGCATCGCAGCGGGAGTCTGGAGTCCCAGCCCCAGCTAAGAAAAGACACAGACTCCGAGAAGCCTGTCTTTATGCTGTCACCAGCCCACCGCAGCAACAGCACAGAGGTGTTAGAGGATTGCTCGTCCTACACCAGCCAGTCCAGTCTGGACTACTGCGGGGCGGCCAACTCCCACTACAGTACACTGGACTCCCGAACCTCAACCATGCATCGTCTCCACAGGAAGGTGGAAGTGTATGGAAAtactgggagtatgcccaacttGGTCCAGCACCATTCTGGTTGTAGTTATTCATGTGAGACCTCACCACACTATGCACCCAGTGCCTACTACGTCGCCGGCTACCCCTGCCCGGACATGGAGCCTTACTCCAACGGTGCCTACGTGTATGAGAATGAAGTAGAAGGCCACTACAACGTCAACCCTTCCTACCAAATAAATGGGTATCATGGACATGACAGATTCAGGAATTACAGCAGTGACCGGGCAGATAGTCTTTCCCAGAATCCCTACGCAACAGTGAGGCCGCCGCGGAACAGAGAGGGGCCCAGGAATGAGCTGTTGGCCAAGAACATGCAGAAGGCCCTGGTGGCGGAGCATCTAAAAGGCTGGTACCACCGAAGCAGGGGCcccagggagggagggagggggatgCTGGCTGGATATGACTTCGACAGCGGCTCTCAGCTCAGCCTGGGCTACCAGACCATGCCAGCAGCCTTCAGCCACTCCAGCAGAACCACTTCCTTTTCATCAG TGTCCTCAGTGGAAAGCACGGGTAACTGGCGCAACCAGCTGGCAGTTGGCCTGACCGAGTACGATTCACCCGACACGCCTCAGTACCCACACCCTGGGGCGCTTGCTTCTCCATACAACCGCAGTCCCTCACACAGCAG ATTTTACCTGGATGGAAGCTACATGAGCATCCGCTGA